From Deltaproteobacteria bacterium, the proteins below share one genomic window:
- the cofD gene encoding 2-phospho-L-lactate transferase, which yields MSAAEPARPIAVLAGGVGAARFLAGLVRVVPPASVTAVVNTGDDRAFYGVHVSPDLDIVTYTLAGRVDPDKGYGLAGDTFSVIEALGALGHPTWFRLGDRDLATALHRTGRLREGAGLAAVADEVRRAYRVAVRILPMSEDPCPTFVGLRGGRRVHFEEYLARDGAPDEVELVDLAAARAARPAPGVVEALRGARCILVCPSNPVVSIGPIVAVPGVREAIAASGAPVVAVSPIVGGAPVKGPADRLLRGIGAEVSARGVAALYREWVQGFVLDARDAAQAPDIAALGLRARAVDTIMRDAGAAARLAGVALALADEIAGDAS from the coding sequence GTGAGCGCGGCCGAGCCGGCGCGCCCGATCGCCGTCCTGGCGGGCGGGGTCGGCGCCGCGCGCTTCCTGGCGGGGCTCGTGCGCGTGGTGCCGCCCGCGTCCGTCACCGCCGTCGTCAACACCGGGGACGACCGCGCCTTCTACGGCGTCCACGTCTCCCCCGACCTCGACATCGTCACCTACACGCTCGCGGGTCGGGTCGACCCGGACAAGGGCTACGGGCTCGCCGGCGACACCTTCTCGGTGATCGAGGCGCTCGGCGCGCTCGGGCACCCGACCTGGTTCCGGCTCGGTGACCGCGACCTCGCCACGGCCCTGCACCGCACCGGGCGGCTGCGCGAGGGCGCCGGCCTCGCGGCCGTGGCCGACGAGGTGCGGCGCGCCTACCGGGTGGCGGTGCGGATCCTGCCCATGTCGGAGGACCCCTGCCCCACCTTCGTCGGGCTGCGCGGGGGCCGCCGCGTGCACTTCGAGGAGTACCTGGCGCGCGACGGCGCGCCCGACGAGGTGGAGCTCGTGGACCTCGCTGCGGCCCGCGCCGCTCGCCCGGCGCCCGGCGTCGTCGAGGCGCTGCGCGGTGCGCGGTGCATCCTGGTGTGTCCCAGCAACCCCGTGGTGTCGATCGGGCCGATCGTGGCGGTGCCGGGCGTGCGCGAGGCGATCGCGGCCTCGGGCGCCCCGGTGGTGGCGGTCTCGCCGATCGTCGGCGGCGCGCCGGTCAAGGGGCCCGCGGACCGGCTCCTGCGCGGGATCGGGGCGGAGGTGTCGGCGCGCGGGGTGGCGGCGCTCTACCGGGAGTGGGTGCAGGGCTTCGTGCTCGACGCGCGCGACGCGGCGCAGGCACCCGACATCGCCGCGCTCGGCCTGCGCGCGCGCGCGGTCGACACGATCATGCGGGACGCCGGGGCCGCCGCGCGACTCGCGGGCGTGGCGCTCGCGCTCGCCGACGAGATCGCCGGCGACGCGTCCTAG
- a CDS encoding DUF4124 domain-containing protein, producing MPAPTARAETPVIYKWVDENGVAHYTTDRERIPASIRDRVTQAGGAKRGADWLESDAGPPGLSPAAPLPGVPAAATPREREAEGVELPEESDGVHAVEARPDWSEAPGGEAAWAPGDLGDEKATPAQAPVEAPPVAATATAGRAAPAPEPAIDDAALAPPPPPPPPLEADGAPVAVVPPAPEPDPAPARSAPAGREAPVDREAPVAESAPGLPAPEAAVAVGRAPEPSAPAAVAAPAPRDLAPDEAEELAKLDAQISEVEAEIARDEEALMGLISSDEATRHDALVDDPKFRDIAQRLPQLQADLERLRERRAQIQPAVSRP from the coding sequence GTGCCCGCCCCCACCGCACGCGCCGAGACGCCCGTCATCTACAAGTGGGTCGACGAGAACGGCGTCGCCCACTACACGACCGATCGCGAGCGGATCCCCGCCTCGATCCGCGATCGCGTGACCCAGGCCGGCGGCGCCAAGCGCGGTGCCGACTGGCTGGAGAGCGATGCCGGCCCGCCGGGCCTGAGCCCCGCCGCGCCGCTTCCGGGCGTGCCGGCCGCTGCGACGCCGCGCGAGCGCGAGGCCGAGGGCGTCGAGCTGCCGGAGGAGAGCGACGGCGTCCACGCGGTCGAGGCCCGGCCCGACTGGTCCGAGGCGCCGGGCGGCGAGGCGGCCTGGGCGCCGGGCGACCTCGGAGACGAGAAGGCGACGCCGGCGCAGGCGCCGGTCGAGGCGCCACCCGTCGCTGCGACGGCGACGGCTGGCAGGGCCGCGCCCGCGCCCGAGCCCGCGATCGACGACGCAGCGCTGGCCCCGCCGCCGCCGCCCCCGCCGCCGCTCGAGGCCGACGGTGCTCCGGTGGCCGTCGTGCCGCCCGCACCGGAGCCGGATCCGGCGCCCGCCCGATCGGCCCCGGCCGGGCGCGAGGCCCCGGTCGATCGAGAGGCCCCGGTCGCGGAGAGCGCGCCCGGGCTACCGGCCCCCGAAGCCGCGGTGGCCGTGGGGCGGGCCCCCGAGCCGAGCGCGCCCGCCGCCGTCGCCGCGCCCGCCCCGCGCGATCTCGCGCCCGACGAGGCGGAGGAGCTCGCGAAGCTCGACGCGCAGATCTCCGAGGTGGAGGCGGAGATCGCCCGCGACGAGGAGGCGCTGATGGGCCTGATCAGCTCCGACGAGGCCACCCGCCACGACGCCCTGGTCGACGACCCGAAGTTCCGCGACATCGCCCAGCGCCTGCCCCAGCTGCAGGCCGACCTCGAGCGGCTGCGCGAGCGCCGCGCGCAGATCCAGCCCGCCGTCTCGCGTCCGTGA